The Desulfosarcina sp. BuS5 genome segment ATGCCCTGGATAGCTTAAAAGAGACATCCCTAAGCCGGAATATATGGAGGGATGAAGGGGGCATTATTAACAAGGGCCCATTTCCGCCGCCAAAAACCGAGGTAAGGATACAGAAGATATCAAGAAACGACGACACCGGTGAAGCCGCACTTAATTACTCCTGTGCATGGAGATATTGTATATTACGAGACAGGCGGCGCTGAACCTACAACATCCTCAATGAAGCTTGATTCATTTAATAATTTTAAAATCAGCGAACTAAAATGTAAATTTATATGCATTGATTCAACAGGGCAACATGAAAAAGGCAATTCAGTGCCGTGGGCAAACACAATTACCCTCAAGCATCGGGTATTCCAGCAAGGCGACAACTGGATGGTTGAACTTAAGGCCAGTCCTAATGCGGATATCCGGTACACCACAGACGGATCCGACCCTAAAATAATGGGGGTTTCATATAGCGCTCCCTTTCCGGCGCCTGAATTAAGCCCATTTGTATTAGCGTTGGCCCGGCGAGATGGTGTATCTTCTTTTCAGGAAAAGATAAATGTTAATGATTACAGGAAGAAGACCGTTAAGCTGGATCCATCAAAAAAGGCAGTATGGAAGCGAAGACACGCCAACCTGACAACAAGAGATGCCTTTGCATTCATGGAAAGGCTGAAAAAATTTGAAGGTAAAGCATATGGTGTCACAATAGATATCCAATCCAATAGTAATGATCAGGATATCAGTTATACGACGGCAGACAGTTTCGCGCTTTCAGGAGCAAATTTTGAAAATATTGTTAAGCGGCTCCAGGCAGTTATGAGCGGAAGCCAGATTTTTTTGAACATCGAACGGCTGGAATTTGACAGAGCCCAACATCTGCTTGACTGGATTGCCGATTCAAGAAGCAGTCTGTCTCCCGGGGAAGTCAGCCAATAAATAAACAAAACAATTATGACAAACAAAAAACATAATATACTCGGTTTTGGTTATAATCCTGATCTCACGGACCATTATTTTCTGGTTACCATTCCGGCCTCCCGGGCAAAAGGGGCTGAGGTTATGATTTCCGAACATTTTGAGTGGCAAAAACCTGAAAAGGGCAAAGAAATCTATATATCGTTAAATAATGAAAATGCGCATATCAAAGTAATCCTGAAAAGGTTCATGTGGGAAGATATTGCCGAAGAAACAAAGGCGGAATTTAACCGCCGCCTTCGGACTTACGGCATTAAAACGGGCAAATGGAAAAAAAAAGGTCAGGTCCACTTGGAACGAACTCTTGGTAAAGAACTTGTGCTGCTTGCCTGGGCTATTGAAGAATGCGATCCTGTGCTGATCAGTACGGCTGTCCGCAACTGGCTTGGACTGGCACCTGAAGAACGGTGGTGGCTTTATACCATGACCAATGCTTCCACAGGTCATGCGCTTAATGATCGAAACAAGGGATGGAGAAAGGCGATTCGATTCGCCTTAACGGAAAATCCGGTTTCCGACCAGTCTCTACTGAAACGGAGAGAAGCTTTCCAGCAGTCACTTTTTAGCGGAAAATTCAGATAAGGAATATTAATGAACGAGCGGGTTTTTATTGAAGAACAGTTTCCGGTATCAAAGGTTTCAAAGGAGAGTTATAAGGAAAGAAAAGCCGGTTCAAGTCAGACGTTGACAGGTCTTGGCAAATGGTGGGGAAGAAAACCGCTGATTCTAATCAGAGCATCTATTATCGGAATGCTCATGCCTGTGTCTGATGATCCTAAAAAAGATCGAGATATTTTTCTAAAGATTCTCACCATGGATGATGACGGCCTGTGGCTGCGACGGTCAAAATCCATTCCTGCCAAAGTTATTCAGGCTAATATTTCAAAAGAAGAATGGAATGAACTTATAACTGATGAGGAAGGCAATTTAAAACGTACCTGGTCAACAGGGCTTAGTCCGGAAGAAAAAAAACAGGTTCTTCGTAAGGTTTTTGGTCGGCTTTCATATGATGAGAAGCTTACATACTGCGACCGGCCGGAACAAATCGACGGACCGGGTGAAGAAGCCTGGCTGGAGATAAATACACACCTCGGGACAGATGCAAATAATCTTCAGGAACTGTTAACAGACCTTGGGGAAAAAAGATTCGGCCATACACCAAAAGTCGGCGACTGTTTTTGCGGGGGAGGTTCCATTCCATTTGAGGCAGCGAGGCTCGGATGTGAAGCGTTCGGCTCTGATCTTAATCCGGTTGCGGCCATGCTTACATGGGCTTCCATCCATCTAATCGGAGGTGGAGAAAAAGTACAAAAAGAGGTTCAGGAAGCTCAAAAAAAAGCATACGAGGCCACTGATAAACAGATCACAAAGTGGGAGATTGAACACAACGACAAAGGCTGGCGTGCGGACGCGTACCTTTACTGTGTTGAAGCCAGATGTCCGGCAACAGGTCTGCTGCTTTTACTTGCTCCTTCCTGGATTATCAGCGAAAAATACAATGTATGCGCTGTGCTGAAAAGAAATGACGCCGAAAAAAAATATGACATAGAAATAGTTACGGGCGCGGATAAAGAGACCATGGCCAGGGCAAAAAAAGGGACAGTTCGCAACAGCAGGATGGTCTGCCCTGAGACAGGAGAGGAGTTTTCCATCTCAGGGATTCGCGGGGACCGGAAAATAGACGGCAAAACCATATATGGCTTGAGACTCTGGGAAAATGACGATTTTGTGCCGAGACCTGATGACGTGTTTCAGGAGCGGCTTTACTGTGTAAGGTGGGTGGAGACGTATCTTGAGGAAAACAGGCAGGGCAAATTCGTTGAAAAGACTCGGAGGCACTACTGCCCGGCAGAAGAAGATGATCTAAAGCGTGAGAATCGGGTGTTGGAACTGTTGTTAGAGCGGTTTGGTGAGTGGCAGGAGAAGGGGTATATACCGTGTCGGAAGATTGAGCCTGGAGTTGAGACAGCCCGTCTCCAAAGAGAACGAGGCTGGACTCACTGGCATCATCTGTTTAATCCTAGGCAGTTGCTGGTGCATGGTTTAATCTTAGAAAAATATTTTGGGATAGAAAATTCATATAATATAAATACTATCGCAACTCTTTTGAATATTGGATCGTGTTCAAATTGGAACTCAAAATTATGCATTTGGAATAGTAATTTACAAAAAGGTGGTGGTATTGGGGTATCAGAACAAACATTTGCTAACCAAGCCCTTAATACCCAGTATAATTATCCTGTACGCTCTGGTCATATTTTAGCTGGTTCATTTTTGAAGCAATTTAAATGTTTTTCAACATCCTCTTTTTTATTAGCAAAAGCATCAGATGCAAGAGTGATTAACTGTTCTAACGACTTATGGATTACCGATCCACCTTATGCCGACGCCATTAACTATCACGAACTTACCGATTTTTTCCTTGCCTGGTATGAAAAACATATCCCCAAGGTATTTCCTGATTGGTACACGGATACTAAAAAGGCTTTAGCTGTCCGAGGTTCAAGCAAAGATTTCAAACGCGCCATGGTTGAAATCTATAAAAATCTTACAAACCATATGCCTGACAATGGAATACAGATGGTGCAGTTCACCCATCAGGACTCATCAGTCTGGGCAGACCTCGCCATGATTTTATGGGCAGCAGGTCTTAAAGTAACTGCGGCCTGGACCATAGCCACAGAAACATCATCCGGGCTTAAAAAAGGCAACTATGTTCAGGGAACAGTCCTTCTTATTCTCCGCAAACGCCTTTCCGGCAAAATGGCCTTTCTTGACGAAATTTACCCTGAAATCGAAGACGAGGTTCGACGTCAGCTTGATTATATGACGGAGCTTGATGACAAGGATGAGCCCAACTTTGCAGACACCGATTATCAGCTTGCGGCTTACGCGGCTGCTTTAAGGGTATTGACGCAGTACGGTGATATCGAAGGCCGGGATATTCGGCATGAGCTTTTCAGGGAGCGGGAGGCGAGCGAAAAAACAGCA includes the following:
- a CDS encoding FN3 associated domain-containing protein, with the translated sequence MKPHLITPVHGDIVYYETGGAEPTTSSMKLDSFNNFKISELKCKFICIDSTGQHEKGNSVPWANTITLKHRVFQQGDNWMVELKASPNADIRYTTDGSDPKIMGVSYSAPFPAPELSPFVLALARRDGVSSFQEKINVNDYRKKTVKLDPSKKAVWKRRHANLTTRDAFAFMERLKKFEGKAYGVTIDIQSNSNDQDISYTTADSFALSGANFENIVKRLQAVMSGSQIFLNIERLEFDRAQHLLDWIADSRSSLSPGEVSQ
- a CDS encoding DUF3780 domain-containing protein encodes the protein MTNKKHNILGFGYNPDLTDHYFLVTIPASRAKGAEVMISEHFEWQKPEKGKEIYISLNNENAHIKVILKRFMWEDIAEETKAEFNRRLRTYGIKTGKWKKKGQVHLERTLGKELVLLAWAIEECDPVLISTAVRNWLGLAPEERWWLYTMTNASTGHALNDRNKGWRKAIRFALTENPVSDQSLLKRREAFQQSLFSGKFR
- a CDS encoding anti-phage-associated DUF1156 domain-containing protein, coding for MNERVFIEEQFPVSKVSKESYKERKAGSSQTLTGLGKWWGRKPLILIRASIIGMLMPVSDDPKKDRDIFLKILTMDDDGLWLRRSKSIPAKVIQANISKEEWNELITDEEGNLKRTWSTGLSPEEKKQVLRKVFGRLSYDEKLTYCDRPEQIDGPGEEAWLEINTHLGTDANNLQELLTDLGEKRFGHTPKVGDCFCGGGSIPFEAARLGCEAFGSDLNPVAAMLTWASIHLIGGGEKVQKEVQEAQKKAYEATDKQITKWEIEHNDKGWRADAYLYCVEARCPATGLLLLLAPSWIISEKYNVCAVLKRNDAEKKYDIEIVTGADKETMARAKKGTVRNSRMVCPETGEEFSISGIRGDRKIDGKTIYGLRLWENDDFVPRPDDVFQERLYCVRWVETYLEENRQGKFVEKTRRHYCPAEEDDLKRENRVLELLLERFGEWQEKGYIPCRKIEPGVETARLQRERGWTHWHHLFNPRQLLVHGLILEKYFGIENSYNINTIATLLNIGSCSNWNSKLCIWNSNLQKGGGIGVSEQTFANQALNTQYNYPVRSGHILAGSFLKQFKCFSTSSFLLAKASDARVINCSNDLWITDPPYADAINYHELTDFFLAWYEKHIPKVFPDWYTDTKKALAVRGSSKDFKRAMVEIYKNLTNHMPDNGIQMVQFTHQDSSVWADLAMILWAAGLKVTAAWTIATETSSGLKKGNYVQGTVLLILRKRLSGKMAFLDEIYPEIEDEVRRQLDYMTELDDKDEPNFADTDYQLAAYAAALRVLTQYGDIEGRDIRHELFREREASEKTAFEKVIDRAVEIASDHLVPSGIDRRHWKNISATERLYLKGLELEKHMEARSGAYQELARGFGVRDYKFFYAGTKANAVRFKTGTEFKKAGLGGTGFPGSPVRNLLFAIHETVRTEDAREGLNWLHTEVSGYWNQRKLIIAILKYLSKLNHIPHMTHWEKDADAALRLAGAVENDHGGRL